TTAGGTAAGTGAAATATGTGATTTAtgattaatatatatttttatttggcAGGATGTCAGAAGGGGACAGTGTTGGGGAGTCAATCCATGGGAAACCATCAGTAGTTGCTGCCTTTTTCACAAGGATTGGACAGGTATTTCATGAATGACACGAGTCCATAATGATGCCATTGTGTTAGTTATTTATGAAACACCCACAGTTCTAGAGACAATTTAATTGAAACGATATTTTATGtaaaattgtattttctgtcattttttaAACAGGTCTATCAATCATGGCTTGACAAGTCAACGCCATTCTCTGCTATGCGATGGGCACTCACTGTACTACTTACTCTTGTCTACATGATCAGAGTCTACATCCTACAGGTGTTTATCCTTTTTTAGTCAGGCATTATAAGAGAGTTCTCTGATTTCGCTGCATTTACTACAAGAAAACAAATGTTTTGTGTATCTATAAGAAAGACACTAACTAAAGTCACCATCTCCATTGTTGGCATGGAAATGGTTCTTACGGTCTGTCCTGAATGCTTTTTAACGATTTTCTTTTTCTTGTTGCTTTTCAGGGGTGGTATATAGTAACTTACGCGTTGGGAATTTACCATCTGAACTTGTTCATTGCGTTTCTATCACCAAAAGTGGATCCCTCACTACTTGACGAAGGTAAGTGGTTGTCAGAGCACCTTCTGTACTGTAGCCATAGTTTACCTAATGTtgcttttaaatgattatttaattTAGACTTTTACTTGGTTGTAATTTTGTGAATCGGCTCTGTCTAAAATCAACTGAAAAAACTGCTTTTGATACATAGGTTGTTTAAAATCTGTGGAAATGACTCCTAACATGTAACCCATTTGTCTTTTAGATGAGGGCCCATCCCTTCCTACGAAGCAGAACGAGGAGTTCCGCCCTTTCATCAGGAGGTTGCCTGAATTCAAATTCTGGTAGGAGTCTGCAGAGGGATTGCAAATCATTTTCTTTAGAGTGAACTGTGTGGTAAAATCTTGAGTCATGCAGATACGTTTTGGAAAAAGATTTAGATTTTTGCAGAAACCAGAGAAAAATAAACACAGCCTAGCTTTTTACTTTATATTTGGCAtctatcagggtatctgcaggtccttaaaaagtcttaaatttgcttttccaaatttaaggccttaaaaatccttaaaaattacaaataatccttaaatagtttccaaaagtcttaaattatcaaagacccaataaacaagattattttatttctataacatttccatgaatttctagttagtgttcagcattttttgtgtatggtattggcgtaagcggaaccgtacacgttcggttggttgtgaaagggggctatttttagatgagcacgttaagctagtgggagtttgcgtcatggggaagtgcaacattaatggtaaccggatggctaatcccacgttcacgacgtggttagcaccggttccaggcaatagctggaaattatagctcaaataaaaaaaaaaaagcttaaatttggtccaagtggcattaaaaaaggtcttaaaaagtcttaaatttggctcccttaaacctgcagataccctgatctaTACAATATGCATAAAAGGCAAAAATTAAAACTTTGAACAGAAATTAAGGCAGTAGTTGATGTACTTTAGTTTTAATTAAGTTTAGAATCAggatcagaaggttttattgccatatgtgcgagaaatcacaacattaggaaattgctgcggtacttggtgcaaaagaagataaaaataaaggataagcaaatataggaagtaataaTATACTCATGATAAAATAGTTCATataaagtggcaagaattagagaagtgGCTACTAAATACACAGTGTAGGTATaatcagagcggatcagttcaggtacGAACACAAAACCGGGCCATGTGACTGGACCCTAAACACCTTTGTTGCAGGACTAGAGTTCTGTGTTTCACTTGATTTTCTGTTCACTCAAACATGCAAATTCTGACATTTTGTCGACTAAATCAGAAAGGAGGTAAATATGGCTCAGCGGCAGTCACACTGATGGCCTTTCCTGAAGCACCAAAGACTAGAAGATTTAATTTTCCTTACAGTTCCTTTAAGACGTCATAAGTTAAACTGGAGTAAAAACTCTTTTGCACACTGAAAATTCTAAAGGCGTAAAGCTAATATTGGATTTACTCACGAAGAGATGGATATGTCCCTGCTCCTGTTGGCTATTGGGCACTCCCGTCTACGGTATCAGTACAAACAAACACTGGTAAAACCAGTGAGTTCTGTTGAACAGGTAGCAGGACAAATTCAGCTGCTGAATTACTCAAGCATTCATCTTCTCTGGTCTTTTTTTCCTCCTTTTCCAAGAATTCCTGATATTTCAGAGATTTTACAATATTTTTTTAGTTTTCAGATGTCATCCTGATGCCAACTAAAGACTTGATATCAATGAAGTCATGTTTTATGTTTGAATCGCActgttacttttatttttatctgtAATTATCATTTGGACTTTGAGTGTTCCAAACTATCCTCCAGGTTCTTCTGCAGGTTAAGATAATTGTGGCTAGGTGTGTAATGTTGAATCAGGCTTTGTGGGAgtggttttaaaaataaacattcaggTGGCTGTCTGACTTCTGCATCCTAAACGACACATTTGATTTTAAATAACATCACATTTCTGTTCTTGCTAGGCACTCTGCGACGAAAGGCATCGTCATCGCCATGATTTGCACATTTTTCGATGCCTTCAACGTGCCGGTGTTCTGGCCTATCCTTGTAATGTACTTCATCATGCTCTTTTGCATCACCATGAAGAGGCAGATTAAGGTAGACATGGCCGCACATTAAATCAATAGAGGGCAGTTTTGTAAAAAGATGACTTGATTCTCTAACCAAGATTTTTGCTCAGCACCTCATATGTTATTTTTCTATTAGAGATGTTTATCTGAATTAATTGAACTAAACCTGTATTCAGTGTCATTTAGGTGGTAACATGTCTTATTTTTCTTTCCCTCTAGCATATGATCAAGTACAGATACCTACCCTTCACACACGGGAAGAGGACATATAAAGGCAAGGAAGACACAGGGAAAACTTTTGCTAGTTAAGAGCTCCAATTTGCCCTTTGACTGTGTCTAATTTGAAACTTATCGGTCGCAGCTAGTGGGACGTGGCAGAGATTAGAGATTaaatttttctttctttaaaaGCTGGACAGTAACATGGAAGCATCACATGAAAAAATACCGTTTTGATCCATAGTTCAGTGTTGGATGATGATATGAGCAGGATGGATCAAAGCACTGACCTGCCCGTTTAACTGATTGGATGTTGTTTAATAGTATATGAGACTCCGTGCTGCCTTTTGCCTTTTTATGCTGTTGGTTAAGTTCAGAGACATCAcgaagaaactaaatttcttcattttagggtctttttttttatttatttttttttgtgatCCTAATATACCAATTTATTATTCCTTTGTTGATCCAACTTATTTGTAACAAATTAAACAGTAAATTGGCATTTGGTTAAATTTTGCTGCAAAACAATGTGATTAGATGTAAAATCTGGTAAAAAGCCAAAATATTCAGTTATATTTGTTATTTGAAATGTGCTACGTTGAATAAAAGTGTCATAGGCAGTCACGGTATGTAATAAATAAAGTTATATGGGAGTTTCTTGGTAAAATTTATCAAAAATATGTTGATGATGGGCAGAAAAACAAGAGTGGACAGTTATAAAAACTGCATTTGGCACAAATAATCCTTGATTATTTATCTCAGATTGGTCACTAAGGTActggattttgtatatttatatcaCTTACACAGCAATTGCAAAAATAAATGCTTAAAATGTGTCTTCAAACCCCCAATAACAAAACTAAATGTAGAATTCCAGAAGGACGTTGCTAATCCCAAATCTCGTAGTTGGTTTTGTTCCTTAAATTGGTTCTTTCTACTTGGATATTGATAGACTAACACGTTAGGCATGGCTGCTGAAGATTTCTGTAAAcaaagttgtttttattttaatgtttaatcaTTTAGTGGCTATGTGGGGGAGGGGGTCTATCTTAAAAAAAAAGAGGCGTAAATTTGCTTCACCTCAGACTTTTACACCATTATATAAAAATAGTTCTGAACAGTTTGTCTCTGAAGATCTAAAATCAGTATTACAGTAGAAATTGAAGGCGTGGTCAGTCGGAGGTCAAATGAAAGCAAATAAATAATTTCACATGTTTACTTGTATGTGTTCTAATGACTGAGGTTCACTTCATTTATGATGTCCAGCTGTTTTTGATCTGCATTTATTTAGAAAGAAAACAAGTTAAGTAGTCATTCCAAGCAAACTGTTGTTCTCTTTCTTTTGCAGAGGAAACATAACAGAGATTGAGAGCTTTTAATAAAACAAATGGATGCAGTAGATGGCGATCATACCCCTTTCTGTGAACCTTTTGGGTTTTTTCCCCCACAATGCTGGCAATCTGTTATTACGCAACTTTGATCAACACTGTAGTAAGGGATCAAAACATTCTCTTGTAAAAGTCTGTGTTTTAAAGGGTTGTCTGGATTTgtgtatatacagtatatatatattttaaaatataatttttgctttgagattttttttttcgTCCAACTACTTTACTATTTACAAGTGTTAAAATTCATTCAGTTGTAATTGATGAACACAGCCAAATTGATTCATTGGGTTGTAGAGTggataaattaaatgtttttcatGGATTGCATGTTATTTTCTTGTGCTACAGTTAAAAAGAAGaacttgatttaaaaaaagattaAGTGTAATTTCTTTTTTCACTCCAAATGCTATTAAAGAGGCTGTGTCCCTTCGGAACAGTACATAAATGCCTGGACTTGATATTTTTTATTATGGAAAAAGTAACTACTAAATAAATCACGTGAATGTAGTACACTGACTTTTTTTCTACTTGGTATACATGTGCTGGTCGTAAAACTAGATTATAACAAAGTTgagttatttcagtaattccattcaaaaagtgaaatttGTATTTTATTAGATGCATTAAttacagactgatatattttaaatgtttattttttgattATAACTTGcagctaatgaaaactccaaattcagTCTCAAAATGTTTGAATATTGTTAAAAGGTTCTTTTGAAGACCCCTGTTGCcacactaatcagctaattaactcaaaacaaccacaaaagcctttaaatggtctctcagtctagttctgtaggctacacaatcatggggaaaaCTGCTGATTTGACAGTTGTCCAAAAGGCAACAATTGACATCTTGCACAAAGAGGGTGAGACacaaaaggtcattgctaaagaggctgtgtccagagctctgtgtccaagcacattaacagagagGTGCAGGGAAGGACAAATTTGGTAGAAAAGTGAACAAGCAATAGGGATAACCACCCTGGAGAGGACTGTGAAACCAAACTCATTCAAAAATGGGGGgatatccacaaagagtggactgcagctggagtcagagcTTCAAGAGCCACCACACACAGAAGACCTGGTTTCAGCTGTTGCACTCCCTGTATCAAACCcctcttgaacaagagacagcTTCAGAAGTGTCTCACCTGGACTAAAGACAACAAGGACTGGACTGCTGCGGAGTGGTCCTaagttatgttctctgatgaaagtacattttgcatttcctttggagaGCAAGCTCCCAGGGTCTGGAGGAAGAGGAGAGGCACAGAATCCACGCAGCATGAGGTCCGGTGTAAAGTTTCCATAGTCGGTGATGatttggggtgccatgtcatctgctgatgttggtccattgtgttttctgacgTCCAAGGTCAACGCAGCTGTCTACCAGgacgttttagagcacttcatgctttctgctgctgaccaactttatggagaagCAAATTTCATTTTGGgatttggcacctgcacacagtgtcaAAGCAACTAGTACCTGGTTTGGGGACCATGGTATTCCTGTTCTTGGTTGGCCAGCAAAGtcacctgaccttaaccccatagaaaatctatggggtaatgtaaatggcctgtatttgttataGTGCCTTATAGAGTCCTGGaaaccctcaaggcgctttacaacaccctGGTGATGACGAGCTTTGATGTAGACACAGCTGCCCCGggccacactgacagaggcaagtctgccgtacacaggtgccacTGGCCCCTCCAAAGAGGAAGATGCAACacgccagacccaacaattcagaagagctgaaggccactatcggagcatcatgggctcccgtatacccgagcagtgccacaggctgatggaCTCCATGCCTCGCCTTGTtactgcagtaatccaggccaaaggatCCCCAACTAAATATTGAGTGCTGTACACACTTCTACTTTACTTGTTCAAACTTTTCAGTCGGCcaacatttgtaaaaaaaaaaataataataataataataataataataataataataataatatgtggtgCAATGATCTTAATTGATATTCTAATTATATATATACTGAATTTGGGACTTTTCATTAGTTGTGAGTTAtaatcatcaaagaaataaaccataccataccattttatttataaagcggattcacatggcattacaaccaaacaaggcgctgtacactaaaaatgttagttaattaaaccggtgttatacagtcatgtagaacagagataaaagataaacaggaaaaacaacaaaattcctagaaccaacagttaaaaatcaataaaacacagggagaatataAAAAATAACCCCAATAATATGGAAGTTGATAATGTgcattccatttttaaacaatgtagttgtaagtgaggttcataattatgtgttctctttcttaacattcgtttcgatgtctcactatgggatacgcccctccgcggattcctcagaacgttggttacgtattgtaaccccagattctatgagtctagtcgcagcccttaagcgagctgctattggaaggatgatctccgcatcagccaatcatgaagagcttaaatgtacgcccaccaatagtgggccccctcgtggtatataaccgcagtgaccccactgctcgcctccaatggctcttattccatcataaccagtggggccaagtggcttaagggctgcgactagactcatagaatctggggttacaatacgtaaccaacgttctatttcgtctagtcttagcccttaagcgagctgctattggaaaaaagcgcagctggatgggtttacgccacactggttaacacaaccaatggacacacccaatcaatctcctttagtgagggacgttcagcctcagaccaggcttaaagactgaggcagccacgataagagaggggccctcactaaaaaaacatcatccacgagaggatgacatccatctcagcaaggccaatgaggtgccataagcattcattcagcctgctgcggtccaagcactgaacg
The sequence above is a segment of the Nothobranchius furzeri strain GRZ-AD chromosome 15, NfurGRZ-RIMD1, whole genome shotgun sequence genome. Coding sequences within it:
- the rer1 gene encoding protein RER1 isoform X1, which gives rise to MSEGDSVGESIHGKPSVVAAFFTRIGQVYQSWLDKSTPFSAMRWALTVLLTLVYMIRVYILQGWYIVTYALGIYHLNLFIAFLSPKVDPSLLDEDEGPSLPTKQNEEFRPFIRRLPEFKFWHSATKGIVIAMICTFFDAFNVPVFWPILVMYFIMLFCITMKRQIKHMIKYRYLPFTHGKRTYKGKEDTGKTFAS
- the rer1 gene encoding protein RER1 isoform X2, with the protein product MSEGDSVGESIHGKPSVVAAFFTRIGQVYQSWLDKSTPFSAMRWALTVLLTLVYMIRVYILQGWYIVTYALGIYHLNLFIAFLSPKVDPSLLDEDEGPSLPTKQNEEFRPFIRRLPEFKFWHSATKGIVIAMICTFFDAFNVPVFWPILVMYFIMLFCITMKRQIKHMIKYRYLPFTHGKRTYKEET